From one Thermodesulfovibrionales bacterium genomic stretch:
- a CDS encoding GYD domain-containing protein: MPYYVVLSRLTDEGRKTIKERPGRISEVNKELEKMGVKVLEQYAVLGPYDFVNIIEAPDNNTVMKMSVEIGSRGSVELLSMPALKVENFINMMK; encoded by the coding sequence ATGCCTTATTATGTAGTTTTAAGCAGATTAACAGATGAGGGAAGAAAGACCATTAAGGAAAGGCCTGGAAGGATATCTGAGGTTAATAAAGAGCTTGAAAAGATGGGTGTAAAGGTTCTGGAGCAGTATGCCGTACTTGGACCCTATGATTTCGTAAATATCATTGAAGCACCTGACAATAATACTGTGATGAAAATGTCTGTTGAAATAGGCTCAAGGGGTTCGGTTGAGCTTTTAAGTATGCCTGCACTTAAGGTTGAGAATTTTATAAATATGATGAAATAG
- a CDS encoding CopD family protein: protein MKRYLIFICLFAMIIIPSKLIATTEYARQTGLGCAYCHVDAMGGGELTEEGKKFLEERKLKGLYRPMTKTQRVVRFIIGYIHLIVAIAWFGTILYVHILLKPAYAAKGLPRGELLLGWISIILLAITGTLLSFARIPSWQALFSTRFGILLSIKIALFLLMVISAFIVTFFIGPQLRRKLLQPVKKKEEFTLEELQYFDGKEGRPAYIAYRGKVYDLSGSRLWKDGSHARKHLAGNDLTDALKTAPHGEEHVLRMPVVGRIVETRIAMPAPVRIFYFFAYMNLVLVFLITFIIALWRWGN, encoded by the coding sequence ATGAAAAGGTATCTGATTTTTATATGCCTGTTTGCCATGATAATTATCCCTTCCAAATTAATTGCCACAACAGAATATGCAAGACAGACAGGCCTTGGCTGTGCTTACTGCCATGTGGATGCCATGGGGGGCGGAGAGCTAACAGAAGAGGGAAAAAAATTTCTTGAAGAAAGAAAATTAAAAGGCCTTTACCGCCCTATGACAAAGACACAGAGAGTAGTGAGATTCATAATAGGTTATATCCATCTCATTGTTGCCATTGCCTGGTTCGGAACTATACTTTATGTCCATATCCTGTTAAAACCCGCATATGCAGCAAAGGGATTGCCAAGGGGAGAATTGCTTCTTGGATGGATTTCCATAATTCTCCTTGCCATTACAGGTACGCTTCTCAGCTTTGCCAGAATTCCTTCGTGGCAGGCCCTTTTTTCAACAAGATTTGGAATTTTATTGAGTATTAAAATAGCACTCTTTCTTTTAATGGTGATATCTGCTTTTATCGTAACATTCTTTATCGGACCGCAGCTGAGAAGAAAGCTACTTCAGCCTGTAAAGAAAAAAGAGGAATTTACACTGGAGGAGCTTCAGTATTTTGATGGAAAGGAGGGAAGGCCAGCATACATTGCCTATAGAGGTAAGGTCTATGATCTCTCAGGAAGCAGGCTCTGGAAGGATGGCTCTCATGCAAGAAAACATCTTGCAGGTAATGACCTTACTGATGCCTTAAAAACTGCTCCCCATGGAGAGGAACATGTATTGAGAATGCCTGTGGTGGGGAGGATAGTTGAGACCAGAATAGCAATGCCTGCACCGGTAAGAATCTTTTATTTTTTTGCCTATATGAATCTGGTGCTTGTGTTTCTTATAACCTTTATTATTGCCCTCTGGAGGTGGGGGAATTAG
- a CDS encoding response regulator: MKRRVLIVDDEPLIRQSLARAIRSGKIEVKECSLGAEAIEEISLRHYDLCFIDVNLPDLSGIDLMKKIKEKSPLTKVVMITACLLDNETENEIEKYSYTFIPKPFDIFQIRKVIKLAFGENAL, encoded by the coding sequence ATGAAGCGGAGGGTTTTAATAGTAGACGATGAGCCTCTCATCAGACAGAGCCTTGCAAGGGCTATACGGTCTGGAAAGATAGAGGTAAAAGAGTGTTCTCTTGGTGCCGAAGCCATAGAGGAGATAAGCTTGAGACACTATGATTTATGTTTTATTGATGTAAACCTGCCTGATCTTAGCGGTATTGATCTGATGAAAAAGATAAAAGAGAAATCGCCTTTAACAAAGGTAGTTATGATAACAGCCTGCCTCCTTGATAACGAGACCGAAAACGAGATAGAGAAGTATTCCTATACCTTTATACCAAAGCCTTTTGATATATTCCAGATAAGGAAAGTGATAAAACTCGCCTTTGGAGAAAATGCTCTATAG
- a CDS encoding tetratricopeptide repeat protein, producing MGSLTSLLLLSNCGGKHAQKEADFYYKLGASYMREGELQKAFVELQKAKELDPGNKEVLNLLGLLYFQFEDYESSIRHFKKAISIDKKFSDARNNLGTVYASRKKWNEAISEFKKALENPLYQTPEVALTNLGFVYYRLKRYDEAIDAFNKALRRNPNFMRAYLGMSLCYNRKAMYGEAAYYMDEALKRDPVYRGDRLKAIKDMEDKLLHAKNEEAEDLRDYLEILRY from the coding sequence TTGGGTAGTCTTACCTCACTGTTACTTCTTTCTAACTGTGGAGGAAAACATGCTCAGAAAGAGGCTGATTTCTATTACAAACTGGGAGCTTCTTATATGAGGGAGGGCGAGCTCCAGAAAGCCTTTGTGGAGCTGCAGAAGGCAAAGGAGCTTGATCCAGGCAATAAAGAGGTTCTGAATCTTCTCGGTCTGCTTTATTTTCAGTTTGAGGATTATGAGAGTTCAATAAGACATTTTAAAAAGGCAATCTCTATTGATAAAAAATTCTCAGATGCAAGAAATAATCTTGGAACTGTGTACGCATCCAGAAAAAAATGGAATGAGGCAATATCAGAATTTAAGAAGGCATTAGAAAATCCTCTTTACCAGACTCCTGAAGTAGCTTTAACAAATCTTGGCTTTGTTTATTACCGGTTAAAAAGATACGATGAGGCAATAGATGCCTTTAATAAAGCACTCAGGAGAAATCCGAATTTTATGAGAGCCTATCTCGGTATGAGCCTCTGTTATAACAGAAAGGCAATGTATGGAGAGGCTGCCTACTATATGGATGAGGCCCTTAAGAGAGATCCTGTTTACAGGGGTGACAGGTTAAAGGCAATTAAAGATATGGAGGACAAACTTCTCCATGCAAAGAATGAGGAAGCAGAAGACCTGAGAGATTATCTTGAGATATTGAGGTATTAG
- a CDS encoding cytidine deaminase, which produces MIAEKIIELINEAVSALKFSRPLYSGFRVGAAVLGTSGRIYRGSNFENPSLMMSLCAEKLAILKALSEGEDQIVAIAIASGTGDYCLPCGSCRQFILEFSPEIDIYINGRAGIKKYSISELLPEAFRPDLISKDI; this is translated from the coding sequence TTGATTGCTGAGAAGATCATTGAACTTATAAATGAGGCCGTTTCAGCACTGAAATTTTCAAGACCTCTATATTCGGGATTCAGGGTTGGGGCGGCTGTGCTCGGGACTTCTGGAAGGATATACAGGGGCTCAAATTTTGAGAATCCCTCTTTAATGATGAGCCTCTGTGCAGAGAAACTTGCAATTCTTAAAGCCCTTTCAGAAGGAGAGGACCAGATAGTGGCTATTGCCATTGCCTCCGGGACGGGTGATTACTGTCTTCCCTGCGGTTCCTGCAGACAGTTTATCCTTGAGTTTTCTCCCGAGATAGATATATATATAAATGGGAGAGCTGGCATAAAAAAATATTCCATTTCAGAGCTTCTTCCCGAGGCGTTCAGGCCAGATTTGATATCAAAGGATATCTAA